A region of the Bacillota bacterium genome:
ACCTGGTGGAGATGCACGGCGGGCGCATCTGGGTGGAGAGCGAGCCGGGCAAGGGCAGCACCTTTACCTTCACGCTGCCCCCGGCACCGTCGCTGCCCACCGTCGGGGAGCCGAGCCAGAGCTGTGCGGCTTGAGGGAGCGAGGGTCAAGGGGGGCAAGGCGCGGGTGGACGGCGAGCGGATCCTGGTCGTTGACGACGAGCCGCACATCCTCAAGGCCGTGAGCCGCAGGCTGGAGCGTTCGGGCTATCAGGTCGACATGGCCGCCGACGGCGAGGAGGCGCTGGAGAAGTTCGAGAGCTTCCAGCCGGATCTGGTGGTGCTGGACCTGATGCTGCCCCGCCTGGACGGCTACGAGGTGTGCCATGCCATCCGGGAGCGGTCCTCGACGCCCATCATCATCCTCTCGGCCCGCAGCGAGGAACCGGATCGGCTCACCGGCTTCTGGCTGGGTGCCGACGACTACCTGACCAAGCCGTTCAGCCTCGCGGAACTGGTGCTGCGCATCCAGGCCGTGCTCAGGCGGGCGCGAGGCGAAGGCGTCGGCGAACGCCCGCAGCCGGCCCCCGCGGCGATTTTCGAGGAGGAGACGGGGGGAGCCGAGGAGGCCGGCGGGCAGGCCGAGGATCAGGTACTGCACTTCGAGGGGCTGACCATCGACCGGCACTGCCGCATGGTGTGGCGCGGCAACAAGCCGGTGGAGCTCACCGCACGAGAGTTCGACCTCCTGTGGCTCCTGGCGAGCCATCCCATGGTGGTCTTCACCAGGGACCAGATCCTGGACCGGGTCTGGCAGAGCGATTACGCGGGGGACCTCGCCAACGTGACCGTCTGTATCAGCCGCTTGCGGGAGAAGCTCGAAGAGGACCCGCTGGCGCCGCAATACATCCAGACGGTGCGGGGTGTGGGCTACCGCTTCCGGGCCCGGCCCATCCGGCCGGGGCGCCCGGCCACCCCGGCGCCTCCGGCACCGCCCTCCTGAAGGCCCTGCTGTACCGCCCATGACCTCATGAGCGGGGCCCGTCCCGCCTGGCGTGCAAGAGTTCTGCAAGACTGCTGCAAGCCCAGCGCAACCGCCGAGCAGGCTTCTGGCAAGTTCCCGTCCCTAGCATTGTAAGCGGATAGCACGCCGCTTACAGGTGCCTAACAACAGGGAGGGACGGGGCTTGCCCCACGCTGGAGCACCCATCTCGCGCCGGGCGCTTCTGGCACAGGGCGCGGGGATCGTGGTGTTCACGCTCGCCGGCGGTGCCGCCTCGCAGGCGCGAGCCTCGGCGGCGCCGCCGGACGCAGCGGACGACGCCTTCGGTATGCTCGTCGACCTCACCGAGTGCATCGGGTGCCGTAGCTGCGTGTACGCCTGCCAGGAAGTCAACGGGTGGCGAGGGGACCCGGAGCGGCCCGAGCCCGACGGGGAGCAGTGGACGGCAGTTCGTGAAGTCGCCGTTCCGGGCCACCCCGACGAGGTCCGCTACGTGCGAACGCAGTGCTTTCACTGTCTCGACCCGGCGTGCGCGTCCGCCTGCCCGGTCGCGGCCCTCCGCAAGACCCCCGACGGGCCTGTTGCCTACGAGGCGGACCGCTGCATCGGCTGCCGCTACTGCATGGTCGCGTGCCCCTTCCACATCCCCCGCTACCAGTGGGACCGGGCGCTTCCCCTGGTGGCCAAGTGCGCTTTCTGCGCTCGCCGCCTTGCCGCCGGAGAAATCCCGG
Encoded here:
- a CDS encoding 4Fe-4S dicluster domain-containing protein, yielding MPHAGAPISRRALLAQGAGIVVFTLAGGAASQARASAAPPDAADDAFGMLVDLTECIGCRSCVYACQEVNGWRGDPERPEPDGEQWTAVREVAVPGHPDEVRYVRTQCFHCLDPACASACPVAALRKTPDGPVAYEADRCIGCRYCMVACPFHIPRYQWDRALPLVAKCAFCARRLAAGEIPACAEACPTGATLFGKRSELVAQARRRIREHPDRYVDRIYGAVEAGGTSWLYLSDVPFEKLGFPAVGASAPGEFTRPVMAKVPAVALGVAGLMAAVRWLEGGREAGEAGRPPAGKEREP
- a CDS encoding response regulator transcription factor → MRLEGARVKGGKARVDGERILVVDDEPHILKAVSRRLERSGYQVDMAADGEEALEKFESFQPDLVVLDLMLPRLDGYEVCHAIRERSSTPIIILSARSEEPDRLTGFWLGADDYLTKPFSLAELVLRIQAVLRRARGEGVGERPQPAPAAIFEEETGGAEEAGGQAEDQVLHFEGLTIDRHCRMVWRGNKPVELTAREFDLLWLLASHPMVVFTRDQILDRVWQSDYAGDLANVTVCISRLREKLEEDPLAPQYIQTVRGVGYRFRARPIRPGRPATPAPPAPPS